The genomic DNA CAGATTTGTGGCTGAGGTACTCTGAGGACTCCAGCCAggtcctcttttctctttcaaacacCACAGTCACTTTCTTTAGTAAAACAATCAAGGGGACTGCATGGTGACAGTCAAATCAccctaaggtttttttttttttaattcattcacgACTATTTATTGATCCCTGCTATGTGCCAGGGGTTCCAGCAGGGTCCCTGCTCTCCCAGAATGCACAGCAAGGCAGGAGTTTACAGCCCATGGAATGGGGCAAGCCCTCTGAATTTCTACATGTTAGATTTTCAGAGTTGTCTCTGTCTTGCATAGATCTGTCCTTAGGATGACCATGGTGTACAGTGTCCTCCAGAGCAAGTTGACCCATGCCCACTCCTGGGAGACCTCAGGAGAACCCAGTGGCCTCATACGAGCCCTCTGGACACTGCCACCTTGTCTGCCTGGAGGGACGTGGGGTCAGGGAAATGCCCTTGAATTGCCATCTCCCCAGaatcccactcatgctctttctatTCTTGGAGAACTTTCTGGTCTTGATAGATCTCATAATCAGATGGAAGGAGTTCAGAGTTGTTTGGGAGGGACAGGCTGAGGCTTTGGGGGGGgcatctttcttttcattcttccctgaGAACCTGAAATAGTTGAAGTCTGTGTGGACCGCCCTTGACTTACACTTTCTTGCTCCCACAGATTCACATCGTTCACTACAATTCTAAATACAAGAGCTTCGCTATAGCCCAGAGTGAACCCGATGGTTTGGCTGTGCTGGCAGCCCTCGTTAAGGTAGGCTGAAATGACAGACGTGAAGTCATAGACTGGCGTCCAGAGTATCAAGTGTAGACCAAAGgtcttccttcctgtccctcctcaTCTCTTTCGGAGCTCACCACTCTCAAAAAAAACTCTGAGTCAGTGAAGCCCTTGCTCACAGTCTTTGTGCTCCTGTGTCACCAATCTCAGGGACCTTGGATAAGTTGGACACCTGACTTAAAAGAGctaggatggggcgcctgggtggcacagcggttaaacgtctgccttcggctcagggcgtgatcccggcattatgggatcgagccccacatcaggctcctctgctgttagcctgcttcttcctctcccactccccctgcttgtgttctctctctcgctggctgtctctatctctgtcgaataaataaataaataaaatctttaaaaaaaaaaaaagagctaggaTCACAGCACAGTTGGCCAAACATTAACTGGCCTGAGGGCAAGGGGAAGCCAGCCACCTTCTGGGTAAAGATAACACTTCTGCTTTTCTCAGAAAGTCTCGAGGGCAGGACTTGTGGCAAGGTGGCAAGAAGTGGTCAGCGAATTCAGTTTCCCCAACAAGTGTTAAGTTGGATAAAATTGCCAAAACCAACCATTTCCCTGTTCTGGAAATGAACCACAGACAAAGAACAAATTGagacatttatttgtaaaaagtGGCTACAATTTTGAGCAAGAACAATGAGGCTATTCCTATCCCCACCCTCTAGCTTGGTCAGCAAAGTGGTTTTACTGGGGCAGACTGGACAGGAGAACCAGCAGCCTCACTGCCTGGTGGTGGGGGACCCACTTGATTTGGAGTGTGAGTTGAAAACCCAGGCTCCAGGCAGTAACAGTAAAAGTAGCAAGcttgagagaaaagacagaacacAGAGGGAACACTTGCAGCTCTGATCATCTGAGGTTGCAGATCTAGTTGAGGAAAGTACCAAGTGGCAGACCAATCAGAAACGTAATGAGAGATCCTGGAAATGCGAGAGCCGCAGAAGGGCTGTGTGAGCTTCCCGAGATGGCCTGGTAGCAAGCAAAAACTGAGGCTGACCTGAGAACTGGCTGATCTCTGAATGTGCCTCTCAACCCACACACAGATCCATCAGCAGAGGGTGTGAGGGGCTTGAGGGGTTTCAGCGGCAGGCTCTGCTGAAATCATTGAGCTGACCACAAAGCTATGCTGAccctaaaaataagatttaagaaCAGAGTGGAGACATCAGCTGGCTGGGGAGACACATCCTGCAGGTGAAGGCCAAGCAAATTACTAAACAgatatacaaacaaacaaaaaaactctcaggacaatttttaaaaattggaattccTATTTACTATCATGTCATTAtttaaatgtccagttttcaaaaaaatttttgcacatgcaaagaaataggaaaatatgatccatatttaggagaaaaaaatgcagtgaaCAGATAATGACGCTGAGTAGACTCAGGGATTTAGCAGACAAGATTTTCAAACAACCTTCATATATGTGTTCAAGGAATTAAAGGAAAGTATAATGACAATGactttaaaaagggaaatctcaatagagaaacagaaatgataaaaatgcacCAAATGAAAAGTCTAGAGTTGAAAAGTAtgataaataagatgaaaaactCAAGACATGGTCTCAAAGCAGATATGAGGCAGCAGAAAAAGGAGGCAGTACATttggagagagaacaaagaaattattcagtctgaggaacaaaggaaaaagattgaagaaaaatgaacaaagccttAGAGATTCATGGGAACAAGATCACACAGCCCAAATAGACGTAATGGGAGTcttggagaggaaaaagagagagtgatagaaaaaaaattgaagaaacaatggcccccaaattccccaaatttgatgaaaaaaatttactAAGCCAGGAAACTGAACAAAACCCATGTCTGATCAGAGTCAAAGTCAAACTGTTGAAACCAACAAGAGAAAAAGGATTTTTTGTAAACAGGGGACTGACACTACAACTAACAGCCGACTTCTCATTAGAAACAAGTCATCAGAAGGCCGTGGAATGCCTGTCAACCAGGAATCCTAATCCAGCTAAACACCTTCAACAATGAGGTGAAACAAAGGCATGCCCagataaagaaaaactgagataATTGCTGTCTTACAAGAACTATTACAGAAAATCCTTTCAGCTGAGAGGCCAGTGACTCATCAGACAGTAACTCAAAtccacagaaagaaatgaagggcaCTGGAAATGATaactataaaatactatatacaaatatttttgtcttatctttaaaacatttcttttaaaaaacccataagATTGTTGAAAGCAATCATCATACCACTTATTGGTAGGTTTACAATATAGGTAGATGTAATGTCGGGGACCAAAGtggggaaaatagaaatagaactaGCTTGGAGCAAAGTTGCTACATTTTATGGGAATTAAGTGAGTATTAACCTGACGTAGGTTGTGACAAGTTGTATCTGGAGCAGTAGTCCCTCCTTATTCTCGGTTTCACTTTCCCAGGTTTTAGGTACCCGAGGTCAAGTGCAGTCTAGAAGAAAATGTTCCTTCTAGTGATGTATTCCAGTAGCCTAACGCTAGGTCACGGcgcctatgtcattcacctccttgatctcatcacataggcattttatcatcacGCATCATCACAAGAGTGAGTGCAGCACAGTGAgatatttggagagagaaagaccacattcacataacttttatttcagtatatTGTTATGATTGCTCCatttgattattaattattgCCGTTAGTCTCGTACTGCGTCTAATTCATACACTGAACGTCATCACAGGTATGTATAGAAACAAACGCGGTGTATATCGGGTTTGGTGCTACCcctggtttcaggcatccactgggggtcctGGAATGCATTCCCTTCAGATAAGGGGGAACGGCTGTAATCACTAGAGCAAAtgctaataattaaaaatggttaaatggtaCACGGAAAGTATTTCACACAAAAGGtggaacagaggaacaaaaagcCACGAGGCACCTAGAAAACAAGTAGCAAGCAGCAGTCACAGATCCAAGAAATCGGAATTCATGCACAGCGAAGAAGAATTGGATCAACACCACTGACTGAAAAGAACCATTGAAAATCTACCTTTTTCACCAAAAGCAATTTGTCTGACTTCTAAAATGTCAGCACTCACACAAAAATTGGTGACCCGGGAGCGGGCAGAATTGGAGCCGTTTTGCCTTGGACAGAGGGCTGTCCCGGCTCAGTCACGAGTCCTGAGGACGAGGAAGCAGCACATGAGACCAAGCCCGCCCCCCCCCTTGTCACAGGGAACCGGCCTGCGGCAGGCCCTGCCCAAACAGGGTCACCGGGGGTATGGTGACAGTGACTTTGGGCCATGCCCTGAGAGCCTCACCGGTCACTGCCGAGAGAGCTCTCTCCCTGGGAGCTGCCGAAACGCTTCAGTCCAGCCCGCCTGGAAGAGACTAGTGGGCCCAGGCAGTTGGTGGCAAAGAACAGCCAGATTTTCTCTCCCCAGACCATTGGAGCGCGGACGGgctgcctcttccctgcccccctgGCTCTGCCCAGTCAGCAGGGACACCACACAGCTGAATTACCAGACGGAGGCCCCTTTTCCATTCGGTGAACTGCTCTGCGTTTCTCCTCCAGGTCAAGGATTACGGTGAAAACACCTACTACAGTGACTTCATTGCTCACCTGAACGACATCCAGCAGCCAGGTGAGGAAAGCCCCCCGGTGGCAGGAGCGCGAGGTGGGAGCAGGGGCCCGGGAAGGGGGATGTCGGCCCAGAGGTTGGCACACGGGCCCCACCAGGCGAGTGCCCCGCTCCCTGGGCAAGGGCTCTCATGCCGGCAATTCCTGCTGTCGGCTCAGGCTGCGAACACCTCCGAGAAACCTGTCCACAAAGCCCACCTGTTGCTCCCACAGTTGGAAGCCAGGGTACCACGGACTGGGGACATCTTCGCCTCACCTCTGGTTCCCACGAGTGGCGATGACTCTGggcactagagagagagaggtcctCCTGAGCTTCAGGCTGAGACAGACCTCGAGAGTGAAGCCCCTCATTATCGCATCTNAGAGAGAGAGGTCCTCCTGAGCTTCAGGCTGAGACAGACCTCGAGAGTGAAGCCTCTCATTATCGCATCTGGACAGGGCTGggcttcctttcctctgcctccagaAGGGGGAATTCTTGTCCGAGTGGCCACCTACCCTTACAGCCGTGACCTGAACAAGAACCACATCAGCCTTGACAGCTAGGCTTTGTGCTTGACTTTGGCCATCTCTCCCTGACTTCAGGTCCTGCCCCTCCAGGGGGTCCCTTGACCTCCCACTTAGGGGCCTTCTGTTCTCATCAGAgcaagagtgggggtgggggtgggggagaggcagggggagaagcagactcccgtctgagcgtggagcctgacgacgcagggctcgatcccaggaccccgggatcatgacctgagctgaaggcagacacttaaccgactgagccacccaggctcccctgctgttATTTTTATCCGCAGCTGTAAGTATGAGCACGTATTAACACTGCCTGAAAATCCTTAACTGCTCATCCGGGCCTTCGCTTTTCCCCTCTCCAGAATGCTTATTTCACGTTTTCTCCACTCCCTCGAAGCCCCCCCTGCACCAGCCCCTGCTTCCCCTTTGGAGCGGATTCCATGCCTTGTTCCTGCTTCACTAGGAAGGTGGTCAGACGCTCACTCATCTTCTCAGCCCGTCTGCACCTGCCTCGCCCCACGTGCCCTCCCCCGTTACAGCGGGTGAGAGCCCTTGTGCCCGACCAAGGCCGACCCTGCACATGTGTGCCACCGCCCCTCCCTCTCGGGGTCCTTCCTCCTGCACGCCTCTCTCCTGTCCCGCAGCCCGAGTTCTTACCGTTCACCCGTCATCCCGCTCAGCACCCACATCTGTGCTCTAATACCTCCCGGTTCAAAACACCAGCAGGCACGACTCTCTTTTGCCCCAGCCACTCCCTCACCATCTTCCCATCTTCCATTGTCTTTGAGGCGCCCTTGAACGCGTTGCCTCGTGGTCCTGTTCTGTTTTCTCGCTGGCCCTTGGCTGGCCCCGGCTGGCCACCATCCCTTTATGGTCACCTCTGTCAGATCACCTGGCCGcatctcttttctcttaattGACCTGGAAACAAGGATCCATTACTCCTGGCTCTCCTTCTGGCCACACTCCCGCTCACTCCCAACTCCACTCTTTCCGCTCCTGCTCTAATTAATGGTGGGGTTGCAGGCTCTGCCTTTCCAGGGGGTCTTCTTCAGTCCCATGCCTTCACTGCCCTCTCTGGGCTGTGGATTCCAAAAATCTGCATCTGGGCCTCCACGCAGTGACAGTATCAGGCGAGACAGGTGCGGCAGGGCAGATGCAAGAACCAGCCGGCTGCTTTACGGACCCTTAGCAAGGCCAGCAGGAGAAGCCACAGGCCTGTGCTCTGAGCTGTTTCCTCGAATGCACGACCTCAGCTATTCTGTTTCTACGAACTGACCCacatccatttccttttctgattcAAAAAATTGCGCTTCTGATCAATACTGCTCACAGCACTGGCCTCCCTCTCAACTCCGGATTCCTCTATCCAACTGCTTGCTTGATACTGGCCTGTGAATCTAAAACTTAGCATGGCCCAATCTAACCCACCCCCCAGGTTTGTCCCTAAACAGATTTTCTCATCTCAGCAAAGAGCATCATAATCCAGCCCATTGTTTAAGCCCCAAATCCcagaatcacttttttttaacttaaaaaataattctttttaagtaggttccacccccaacgtggggcgtgaactcatgaccctgagatcaagagttgcgtgctgtataaactgagccagccaggtgcccctcccagaatcattcttcattttcctctttccattaTCCCTCACATCCAAACTATCGGCAGGTCTTACTGTTTTCACCTCCCTGCTTTCAGTCCTCTTGTGTATAAGCTGAGAAggagaattgctggatcatatagtaattctatgcTTAGTTTTTAAAGTAGCTGTCATATCCTTTTCCTTAGTGGTTGCACCACGGTTCTGGAATTCTTAACTCACTTAAATATATTACTCGCTATAATATATTAATGATGAAACTAAATCTATGCGCTAGAGCCCTTTAGAAAGTGTAACTTGAAGCCTCTCCAATAACACTAACATTAAGAATTCTTTTTGCCTATTCATGGGATTATGCACGACTAGACTCTGACGCCTTGGTATAGCAAGCCTATTTATGTCTATGTAAAAACTACGtcctctttggggcgcctgggtggcccagtcgttgaacaactgccttcggctcaggttcatgatcctggagtcccaggattgagtcccgcggggggctccctgctcagcagggagtctgcttctccctctgaccctcccccctctcgtgctctctctctctctcattctctctcaatgAAACTTTGAAAAAACCTGTAACCTCTTTGCCATTAAAAACATGCAAAGTGCTCAGGGAAAGTGAAGCAAAATTCAGCTCAATTCCATGTTTCTTCGATGGCGTCATGCTGAGCCCAGGGGCTTAGAGCCATGACATGAACAGAAGAGGGGTTCTCTAGATGCAGGGGTACCGGTGCTGGGAGTTTCCAGACACCCTGTGGCAGCGCCTCCCCCCGACACCCCACCTGTGGCTGAGCTTGGTTCCCTGGGGGCACGGCAGGACGAGCTCAGCACCGCCTGCAACCCTGCTTGGTTCTGAGTCTCCCCATCTAATCTctatctgcccatttttaaaaaagattgtattatccatttgagagagagaaagcgagcacaagaagggggtggggccgagggagagggagaagcaggctccccactgagcagggagcccaactcgggactcgatcccaggaccctgggatcatgacccgagccaaaggcagacgtttaaccaactgagccacccaggcacccctctatccACCCATTTCTAAGTGAGCCCACACCAAGgaactttgttcttcctttgagAGTGCTCACCCCGAAGCCCCTAGCAGTCATAATTCcctttttcatttatcataaaGCGTATGGTCTGCCCAACAGCTGCGATGACGTGAGGCTCCTGAGTATTTTCCTGTGAGCAAGTTCAGTGTCCACACTTCATAagcacaccccctcccctttatCCTCGGAGCAATCCTCTTGAGCGTTCCCTTGGCACAGATGGGGGAGCAGCCTTTGAGGAGTGAGCCCCCGGCCAGTGCCACTCAGCCAGGGGGAGGTATTGAGTGGCTCTCTCTCCAGAGTTTTTGCTCTTACGCCCTCTGGGAAGCAGCAGACGGGGGAAATGTTTCCAACAATCAGCTTCTATGTTCTGGTGAATTGGGAGATTCGAACATGGAGAGGTCTGACCTGAGCCGTCCTCCCAAGGGGCACCGGTGGCCCCTCATATTCTTTTATCCTTTGTCCCCTCTGTTAGGACAAAGCACGGTTCTGAGTGGCCTTGACATTCTGGACATGCTCCCCGAGAACACCCACCACTACTACAGCTATCAGGGGTCCCTCACCACTCCTCCCTGCACTGAGAACGTCCACTGGTTCGTGCTAGTCCATCACGTGCCGCTCTCCAGTGCACAGGTAAGGCCCGGTGTCACCTCCCTAGTCTCCCCTCTGACTGCTGGCTCACAAGAGTGCTCCCCTACACCTCACCTAATGCCAACACCTGGGCTCCTAGGGTGCTTTCATGCCCGGGGCTCCTGTGCCTCACCTCTGTTGCCGTGGGTGATCCTACCGGAGATGTGGCAGAGATGGGCACGTTGAGGCATCAGGGAATCCAAGGAACCCTGGGCCTTGGATGCAGCAAAAGGACAGGGACCCGACCTCAGTCAGAGGAGAAGAGCCATATGGTGaaggcaaatatttactgagcagatGCTCCTGCCAGGTACTGCTCTAGGTGCTCGATGGACAGAACCCCCGTCCTCATGAGCTTACGTTCTAACTTCATAAATGGCTTTATGCAAGGACATTGACATACTGACATTGGTAGCTCTTTGCCGTGCTAACACGCCTGCAGCCCTTTGAGGAGAAGAGCTGTATCAGCTACCTTTTGTTCCCCAACATAGCATGGgtgcagaataaatatttgttgggttaATGAAAGGACAAAGGTAACTGAGGTTGCAGAGGCAAAGCTGGCATTTCCTTCTGGGTGATGTTCTTTCTCaagaacaaataaatctttttcttaaacttttcatTTCCCCAATGCAGGAAAAGGTGGAAAGACCCCTATTCAAGGATACCCACACAgaaatctgtttgtttctttttcttctttctgctggtGACCAAATACTCATAGAACACAATTAAGAGATGGttggaagaatggatggatggttggatggatggatggatggatggatggatagatgggtggacgGATGATGGATGGTTGGaaggatggatgcatggatggatggatggatggatggatagatgggtggacggatggatggatggttggaaggatgggtggatggatggatggatagatgggtggacggatggatggatggttggaaggatggatggatggatggatagatgggtggacggatggatggatggatggttggaaggatggatggatggatgctcTGCCTGCCATGTAGCAGAACTTGAGATCTTCTCATACCTGTTTTATCGGGGTTATATACCTAAACTCAAGCTCTAGTTCAATGGCTAATGATGCCCCTTTAAACACCCAGTACCTCTTCCCCTCCATAATTCACTTCATGTGGCCTGTAGATTTGGAAGCTAGAGAATTCCATAGTGGATCACGAGAACAAGACTCTCCACAATGGCTATCGCAGGACCCAGCCGCTGAACAACAGAGTGGTGGAAACCAACCTCATGAGTCTCCCCAACCTGCGTAAGATCAACTCTCACTCCACTTTGCAATTTTTTGagtcctgttttcttccttctctgggtgGACCCATGTCTTCTGGCAACAGTAGGGGAGGGAGAGTCAGCtgaagggcaggggctgggaggggccaaTCTGTACAGGGCATGTGTGGGCGGAGGAGACGGCTCGTTTTCCCAGTCCCGGCAGCGAGGCCAGTGCATAGAACAGAGGAGACCACAGGATGGACAGTGACATGATTTATTACCTACTTGGTCTTGGCCAGAGAGAGTAGGAGAAGCAAGATGTTCAGCAACACCCTGATGCTCCCATGAGAGTGGAGGCTCAGGTAACCTTACCAAACACAACTCCAGTTATCTCCCTCACGCCTTTATCTTGGTCTGTTCACAAGCCCATCCCCAACTCCCACACATTCCCTCAAGGTGGGGTTAACTAGAGCATGCATTGTTCACTACATTTTCTTGGGGATCACACCCCAGATACTGGGATGCTGGAAGTAGACATGACCAGTCCAGCCTTCCTGGGACCCTCTAACCCACTGGGTCAAACTTCTTGGCTCACCTTATTGCTGTGGTTGCAAGAATGCAAATATTCTGCAGTTTTCCCACCGTCAGTTTGTCTGTGTCTCTCTAAAATTGTGGTGAACTAGACACATTCCCTGAATTCATTGTCTTTACAGTCTACTTCTCCTAACCATTCCTGAAACCTTTACACCCGCTAATACCATAGAATTGGTCTCCAATGAATATTGCCCACTCAGTATTACCCCAACTGATTATATGTatctttcaaaacttttaaatctCCAGAcatgctcccccctccccatcaaCAAAGGCCTATTTGTGATTCTCTCcccatctttccttcctgcttcatTGATTGTTTTCCCTTGcatttgtttcctcctctgaCAATACTCACAGAGGAAAAAGGACACCAGTTATAATGATCATTTTCCCATATTACACTGTATACGATATTAACAGTACCAATTCCTTTTCCAAAGGGTGACATCATCCTAACCAGGTCCAAACGCTAGCAGCCTAGCTGAAGGGACCCATCTGCCTGATCTGCCTTCTTGGTCTAATCCTGCCATGTTCCCATCGTCCCCGACAAAATGTTCACGGCTCTTGCAGCAGGCACATGCAGATTGTATAGTTTCCCACGTGCCACACCCCAAATGCTCTTTCCACGAGGGGGAGAGTCGTTCCAGTTCACCCTCAGGAAGGAGCTCAGGTGGTTTAGATATCCGCCTCTCCAACCAAGACGCCCCACACTGCAGTTTGCCTTGATGTCCATTGTGCCCATGCTTCTGAGACTCGCTGTTTAGGATTTTAACTCCAGCTTCCAGTAGGTAGTAAgaattcttcctctcccacgcacAGCCAGGGACTGGAATGACAGCCTCCCTTTGCTGTTAAGAGAACGGAACTGGGCACCATTTTGCCCCACCTGCCCTCAGACCCAGACTTCTCGGTAGCAGCGCTGGTTTCCAGTCAGCCCGGTGTGTCACCCACCTGATGTCTCACAGTTCCTTCAAAGTCCACCCCCCGATGGGTTAATATGATCAACCCATCCATAAGGAATGACCTGACAAAGAAGCAAGATTACAAAAGCAAGATAATGGCCAAGTACAGGTGTCTTACAATTCATTATTAGAAAACACCCACATCCCCTTCAAGTAAGGGCTTCTGAGCATCACATGAGAAATCAAGGTCCAGGGGAAGAGCCACCTTTGACATATCAGCCCTTGGATTCTGGCAGCTTACACGCCTAAATTCAGACAGAGTGAAGGTGCTTGAAGACAATGGGATGGGAACATGGAGGGCATTCTAAGGAACCTAAAATTCTTCCCGTTAGTACAGGTGTGGGGAACGGTGTCTGGCTGTCCCACATGCTGTTTTCACGAAGACCACCAAACTTTTGACCTTTCTGTATCAACTCTTCTTTTTATAGGGTATAATCTAGTTCCTGAGTTCCAGCTTTATATAAACAAACTCGACAGTAAGCTCGAATACTTGAGAAGACTTATTGAAAAgaagaatgtgaaagaaaaacGCTACAGACGGAAAGCTTGAAGCGGGAGGTGTGCAGGACGAGGTGGCCCTTCCCCCGAGCCCACGCCCTGCCCGTCTCCCCTGGCTCCCCCAACTCCGACAAACCCTGTGTCGAGATCCCCTGTTCAGTTTCTGAGTAAGACAGGGGAAACCATCATCCGTGAGCAGAAGTGAGGTGGTGTAAGGGTAGGAGAAGGGGTTTGTTAGAAG from Ailuropoda melanoleuca isolate Jingjing chromosome 11, ASM200744v2, whole genome shotgun sequence includes the following:
- the CA6 gene encoding carbonic anhydrase 6, with the protein product MAALALLLALLPLGAWAQHGSGWTYSAGTLDEAHWPREYPTCGGMRQSPINLQWRKVQYNPSLKALNLTGYDVQAGEFPMINNGHTVQISLPPTMRMTATDGTVYIAEQMHFHWGGASSEISGSEHTIDGIRFVAEIHIVHYNSKYKSFAIAQSEPDGLAVLAALVKVKDYGENTYYSDFIAHLNDIQQPGQSTVLSGLDILDMLPENTHHYYSYQGSLTTPPCTENVHWFVLVHHVPLSSAQIWKLENSIVDHENKTLHNGYRRTQPLNNRVVETNLMSLPNLLPEFQLYINKLDSKLEYLRRLIEKKNVKEKRYRRKA